In Saccharothrix syringae, the following are encoded in one genomic region:
- a CDS encoding ABC transporter ATP-binding protein has product MLLRVLGDEHAPPVRRTVALMTVTAVAEGLSCALLVPVLRALFGGTPGDVWPWLAAFGAAVAVCAVLRYRGDLSGFRVGTTLLRGAYHRLGEHLARLPVGWYRAGRVGEVSALAGQGVLRAVSVIAHLLAPFISATVTPLVVVAVVLAFDWRLGLAALAAAPVVVAVQAWTARATAADDARRAELDHEATARVVEYLQAQPVLRAGGRTGERFRLLDDALRELQRASRRSALSALPGVVGSVLVVQAVFTALLVLGAHLALGGHAGAPEVLAVLVLAARCADPLLALSELAGRLRGARAELVRLDAVLRAEPLPEPPDPVRPRRHDLEFDSVTFRHGDRVVLDDVSLTVPEGRRLAVVGPSGAGKSTLLHLLARFHDVTAGAVRVGGVDVRAIDSGVLMSRIAVVFQDVYLFDGTIEDNVRLGRPDADGAEVRAAASAAGLDEVVARLPGGWAANVGEGGALLSGGERQRVSIARALLKDAPVVLLDEVTSALDPVNEAAVHRGVERLVAGRTVVVVAHRLRTVRHADHIAFLDGGRVVEQGSHDELLRRGGRYADFWHLSAAEVGG; this is encoded by the coding sequence ATGCTGTTGCGCGTGCTGGGGGACGAGCACGCACCGCCGGTGCGCCGCACCGTGGCCCTGATGACGGTGACCGCGGTCGCGGAAGGGCTGTCCTGCGCCCTGCTGGTCCCGGTGCTGCGGGCGCTGTTCGGCGGCACGCCGGGGGACGTGTGGCCCTGGCTGGCCGCCTTCGGGGCGGCGGTCGCGGTGTGCGCGGTGCTGCGCTACCGCGGCGACCTGTCCGGCTTCCGGGTCGGGACCACGCTGCTGCGCGGCGCGTACCACCGCCTCGGCGAGCACCTGGCCCGGCTGCCCGTCGGCTGGTACCGCGCCGGCCGGGTCGGCGAGGTGTCCGCCCTGGCCGGTCAGGGCGTGCTCCGGGCGGTGAGCGTGATCGCGCACCTGCTGGCGCCGTTCATCTCCGCCACCGTGACGCCCCTGGTGGTCGTCGCGGTGGTGCTGGCCTTCGACTGGCGGCTGGGGCTGGCCGCGCTGGCCGCCGCGCCGGTCGTGGTCGCGGTCCAGGCGTGGACGGCGCGCGCGACGGCCGCCGACGACGCGCGGCGCGCCGAACTCGACCACGAGGCCACCGCGCGGGTCGTCGAGTACCTCCAGGCCCAGCCGGTGCTGCGGGCCGGCGGCCGGACCGGCGAGCGCTTCCGGCTGCTCGACGACGCGCTGCGCGAACTCCAGCGCGCGTCCCGCCGCTCCGCGCTGTCGGCGCTGCCCGGCGTGGTGGGCTCGGTGCTCGTGGTGCAGGCGGTGTTCACCGCGTTGCTCGTGCTGGGCGCCCACCTCGCGCTGGGCGGGCACGCCGGCGCGCCGGAGGTCCTGGCGGTCCTGGTGCTGGCCGCCCGCTGCGCCGACCCGCTGCTGGCGCTGTCCGAGCTGGCCGGCAGGCTGCGCGGCGCGCGGGCCGAGCTGGTCCGGCTCGACGCGGTGCTGCGCGCCGAGCCGCTGCCGGAGCCGCCCGACCCGGTCCGGCCGCGGCGCCACGACCTGGAGTTCGACTCGGTCACCTTCCGGCACGGCGACCGGGTGGTGCTCGACGACGTGTCGCTGACCGTGCCGGAGGGGCGGCGGCTGGCCGTGGTCGGGCCGTCGGGCGCGGGCAAGAGCACGCTGCTGCACCTGCTCGCGCGGTTCCACGACGTGACCGCGGGCGCGGTGCGCGTGGGCGGGGTGGACGTGCGCGCGATCGACAGCGGGGTGCTGATGTCGCGGATCGCCGTCGTCTTCCAGGACGTCTACCTGTTCGACGGCACCATCGAGGACAACGTGCGCCTGGGCCGCCCCGACGCCGACGGGGCCGAGGTGCGGGCGGCGGCGAGCGCGGCGGGGCTCGACGAGGTGGTCGCGCGGCTGCCCGGCGGGTGGGCGGCGAACGTCGGCGAGGGCGGTGCGCTGCTGTCCGGTGGGGAGCGGCAACGGGTGTCGATCGCGCGGGCGCTGCTCAAGGACGCGCCCGTCGTGCTGCTGGACGAGGTGACCTCGGCGCTGGACCCGGTGAACGAGGCGGCGGTCCACCGGGGCGTCGAACGCCTGGTCGCCGGTCGGACCGTGGTCGTGGTGGCGCACCGGCTGCGGACGGTCCGGCACGCCGACCACATCGCCTTCCTCGACGGCGGTCGGGTCGTGGAGCAGGGGAGCCACGACGAGCTGCTGCGCCGGGGCGGCCGCTACGCCGACTTCTGGCACCTGTCCGCGGCGGAGGTGGGCGGGTGA
- a CDS encoding DUF1048 domain-containing protein: MGVRDIIEGKRQWRAHVARVKALPPDYRIVYGEMQRYLFKVGPVDLFGGSLLPGVVEFFEEGVAARKGVLELIGDDVAAFCDDLVRDSRTCADLDLGSTGGNPGTTGA; this comes from the coding sequence GTGGGCGTGCGGGACATCATCGAGGGCAAGAGGCAGTGGCGGGCGCACGTGGCGCGGGTCAAGGCGCTCCCGCCGGACTACCGGATCGTCTACGGGGAGATGCAGAGGTACCTGTTCAAGGTCGGGCCGGTCGACCTGTTCGGCGGGAGCCTGCTGCCGGGGGTCGTCGAGTTCTTCGAGGAGGGCGTCGCGGCCCGCAAGGGCGTCCTGGAACTCATCGGTGACGACGTCGCCGCCTTCTGCGACGACCTGGTCCGGGACTCGCGCACCTGCGCGGACCTCGACCTGGGGTCCACCGGCGGCAACCCCGGCACGACCGGGGCGTGA
- a CDS encoding DUF1048 domain-containing protein produces MKFWDTITGNDLTRDCEAFEVRAGALPAEYRAAWEEVKCHLFPYGSFTGRNLVPILDGALGLLEETAADGLGVHEVLGDDVEGFCAALAGGEGARTHRDRWREKLNGNVARKLARLGG; encoded by the coding sequence ATGAAGTTCTGGGACACCATCACGGGCAACGACCTCACCAGGGACTGCGAGGCGTTCGAAGTGCGGGCCGGGGCGTTGCCGGCCGAGTACCGGGCGGCGTGGGAAGAGGTCAAGTGCCACCTCTTCCCCTACGGGAGCTTCACCGGCCGGAACCTGGTGCCGATCCTCGACGGCGCGCTGGGGCTGCTGGAGGAGACGGCGGCCGACGGGCTGGGCGTCCACGAGGTGCTGGGTGACGACGTCGAGGGCTTCTGCGCGGCGCTGGCCGGCGGGGAGGGTGCCCGGACCCATCGCGACCGGTGGCGCGAGAAGTTGAACGGCAACGTCGCGAGGAAACTGGCCCGGCTGGGAGGCTGA
- a CDS encoding PadR family transcriptional regulator, translated as MDDLTEMLKGTLEGCVLQIIGDEETYGYAITRRLNELGFADVVEGTVYAILLRLERNGLVRVAKRPSGKGPPRKFYALNEAGREELATFWAKWEYVTSRIDRLREGGR; from the coding sequence GTGGACGACCTGACGGAAATGCTGAAGGGCACGCTGGAGGGCTGCGTGCTCCAGATCATCGGCGACGAGGAGACCTACGGGTACGCCATCACGCGCCGGTTGAACGAACTCGGCTTCGCCGACGTCGTCGAGGGGACGGTGTACGCGATCCTGCTGCGGCTGGAGCGCAACGGGCTCGTCCGGGTCGCGAAACGACCGTCCGGGAAGGGCCCGCCGCGGAAGTTCTACGCGCTCAACGAGGCGGGGCGCGAAGAACTCGCGACGTTCTGGGCGAAGTGGGAGTACGTCACCTCTCGGATCGACCGGCTGAGGGAGGGTGGGAGATGA
- a CDS encoding dienelactone hydrolase family protein, translating to MIALPVEDLPVDRPAVRGAPLRLATADGTRFPAYRALPVEPAAAGVVVLPDVRGAREFHDDLAHGFAEAGVAALVLDRYDRDLVQPAVRAAVDHLFALGVTAAFTVGFGLGGALSWAQAALEPRLAGAIGFCGRPAGCRDLVGRMTRPVLVLAAGADALTPVEESLAFDRALTEAGVPHEFRLYEAAPHSFFDGDLPDQADHAADAWRRVLAFIEEHGA from the coding sequence GTGATCGCCTTGCCCGTCGAGGACCTGCCCGTGGACCGACCCGCGGTGCGCGGCGCGCCGCTGCGGCTCGCCACCGCCGACGGCACGCGCTTCCCCGCCTACCGGGCCCTGCCGGTCGAGCCGGCCGCCGCCGGGGTGGTGGTGCTGCCCGACGTGCGCGGCGCGCGCGAGTTCCACGACGACCTGGCCCACGGGTTCGCCGAGGCCGGCGTGGCCGCCCTGGTGCTCGACCGCTACGACCGCGACCTGGTCCAGCCGGCCGTGCGGGCGGCGGTGGACCACCTGTTCGCCCTGGGCGTGACCGCCGCGTTCACCGTCGGGTTCGGCCTGGGCGGCGCCCTGTCCTGGGCCCAGGCCGCCCTCGAACCGCGGCTGGCCGGCGCGATCGGGTTCTGCGGCAGGCCGGCCGGGTGCCGGGACCTGGTCGGGCGGATGACCCGGCCGGTGCTGGTGCTCGCCGCGGGCGCGGACGCGCTCACCCCGGTCGAGGAGAGCCTGGCCTTCGACCGCGCGCTGACCGAGGCCGGCGTGCCGCACGAGTTCCGCCTCTACGAGGCCGCGCCGCACTCGTTCTTCGACGGCGACCTGCCCGACCAGGCCGACCACGCCGCCGACGCGTGGCGGCGGGTCCTGGCGTTCATCGAGGAGCACGGGGCGTGA